CTGGAGAGGGATGGATACGGCTGTCGGCCCGTCAAAACCGCGACTCCAGCATACGACGCAGACGGTCTACCGCGAGCTCGAATTCGTCCAGCTCGGTACCAACTTGCTTCCCCGAGATACCGTTGCGTTCAAAAATCGAGGCCAGGGAAGCGAGTTCTACCGCGCCGACCATGGCGCAGCCTCCTTTAATGGCATGGGCCTGGCGGCGGAACGAGGAATTGTCGTTCTCATGGAAGGCCGTGCGCATGGCTGTGATGCGTGTGAGAGCGTCATCCAGGGCGAAGGTGTAGGTCGCTTTTAGCTGGGGAGCGGGCATGGCGGCGGTCATGCGGCGATAGATGCCCTCGTCCAGCAGGTGAGATTCCTCCGGTGTAACGGCATGATGCAAGCCGGAACCGTGCGCGAGGGAGAGGAAGCGTTCGATTGAGAGCGGCTTGAGGAGGAAGGCATCAAAGCCCGGCAGGCGATGCTCCGGAGCCGTGGCGCTCATCGCAAAGATGCGCAGCGAGGTGGTGGTGGCCTTCCGCATGGCGGCGGCAAGCGCCGGGCCACGCAAACCGGGAATCTGCAGGTCCGTCAGCACGAGACCGATCTCCTGGTTCTTCGTAATAGCTGCTACCGCGTCTTCGCCCGAACCGCAGCCAGTGACGGTGAAACCCTCCTGGGTGAGCAGGACATCCAGCAGTTCTAAGCTCATTGGGTCGTCTTCGACAACGAGAATCTGGTTGGTGGCCATGACGCTGACAGGGTATAACAGCCTGCATATGGACGGTAGTCCGGAAAATCTTGCGGAGCAGTTATTGCTGTTAAGAAAACGCGTTGAAGCGTTGGAGGAAGAGGTTGCTACGCTTCGCGGAACGCGTGTCCAGCCTGATATGCCACGAACCCAGGCTACGCCGCCGCCGCCGAGGCCGGCGAGTCCTCCGGCTCCGCGGCCTGTTTTGAAAGAGCGGGGGAACCTCGAATCGCGGTTGGGATCCCAGGTCTTCAATCGCATCGGCGTCCTGGCATTGCTGATTGGATCTGCATGGGCGCTGAAGCTGGCGATCGATAACCAGTGGATCGGTCCCTCCGGTCGCATCCTTGTGGGACTCATTGCGGGTGCCGGAATTGTAGTGTGGTCGGAACACTTCCGAAGCAAAGGTTTCCGGGTCTTTTCCTATTCACTGAAGGCTGTAGGAACGGGAGTTTTGTATCTATCGCTCTGGGCTTCCTTCCAGCTCTATCACTTGTTGCCGGAAGGGGTGGTTTTCGCCGCGATGCTGGCGGTGACTGCGTGGAATGCCTGGATGGCCTGGGCACAGGACGCGGAGCTTCTGGCGGCGTATGCTCTCGCCGGAGGGTTCGCAACTCCAGGACTGCTGTCGACCGGGCAGAATCATGCGGTCTTTCTTTTCAGCTATCTGATTGTGCTGAGTGGTTCTGTCGTCGTGCTTCTGGCCTTCAAAGTGTGGCCTCGCCTCCTGCTGGGATCTCTGGTGATGTCGTCGTTCTACACCATTGCCTGGTACGCGCGCTTTTTCACACCGGATCAGTTTGGTGTGGTCAGCTTCTTTACCGTGGTGCTCTTTCTTTTGTTTGCGATGGTGCCACTGGTGCGGTCCTTGGAAGAGAACGGTGTGTTATCGGTGTGGCTGCCGTTAGCAGCGAGCGCTTATGGCTCGTTGACGTTCTATTCGCTGCTGCAGGACAGCGGCAGGCACGCATGGCTGAGTTGGGGTGCGGTCGTATTCGCTGCTTTGTATCTTCTGTTGATGCGGCTGCAGATCCGGTTACGGCCGAATGCGGTCAGCGAGGCAATTCACTTGTCGCTGGCGATCGTCTTTCTGACCATTGCGATTCCGTTGAAGGCGTCGGGACGTTGGATTACGATCGGCTGGCTGGCCGAGGGGGTCTCCTTGTACTGGATCGCGGCCGAAAAGATGAAGCCGCAGGCAGGAGGACTGAAATCCAGCGTGCGCTGGCTTTCGCTGGGAGCGCTCGCATTGGGCTACGTCGGGGCCATCACTCTGCCCTGGTGGACGCCCAGCAGCCCCACTCCATTTGCGAATGCAGCTTTTGTCGCTGAGATCTGCGCCATTGCCGCACTATCGATCGTGATCTGGATCGACCTCAGACATGGCCAGACTCAAATTCCTGCGATCGCTTCGGTCGCGCTAAACCTGCTTATACTCGTGACCGTACGCCGCGAGATTTTCGTGTTTTTACCGGTTCGAAGAACATTTGATGATGCGATTGCACTGGAGTTCACCTTCTCCGCGTTCATGATGCTGCACGGTGCGGCCCTGCTGGCGATCGGCTTCTGGAAACGTACGGCTTTCGTACGTTGGCAAGGGTTGGTGCTGTTGGTCGCTACCATAGGGAAGGTCTTCCTGTACGACATGCGCAGCCTGTCACAGGGATACCGGGTTCTTAGCTTTATCGGTCTTGGAGCACTGCTGATGGCCGTCAGCTTCGTCTATCAGAAGGACTGGCTCGGCCTGAAGGCCGTGTCCCGTTCAGAGGAGTAGTTTGTCGTGAAGTGGTTTGCCGCAGGGCTGGTGTTGCTGGTGGCAGCGCCGGCTCCTTCCCCCCAACCTTCGGATTTCCGCTACCAGCGCCAACTCACCGCGCCTTCCGCAACCGGTGCGGACCAGGCATGCGCCGTGTTGGATTCCGACGTATTCGCCCATGCAGCGCCGGCCTTACGTGATCTGAGGCTCTTTGCAGCCGGACACGAAGTGC
This genomic window from Terriglobus albidus contains:
- a CDS encoding response regulator, with amino-acid sequence MATNQILVVEDDPMSLELLDVLLTQEGFTVTGCGSGEDAVAAITKNQEIGLVLTDLQIPGLRGPALAAAMRKATTTSLRIFAMSATAPEHRLPGFDAFLLKPLSIERFLSLAHGSGLHHAVTPEESHLLDEGIYRRMTAAMPAPQLKATYTFALDDALTRITAMRTAFHENDNSSFRRQAHAIKGGCAMVGAVELASLASIFERNGISGKQVGTELDEFELAVDRLRRMLESRF
- a CDS encoding DUF2339 domain-containing protein; the encoded protein is MTLTGYNSLHMDGSPENLAEQLLLLRKRVEALEEEVATLRGTRVQPDMPRTQATPPPPRPASPPAPRPVLKERGNLESRLGSQVFNRIGVLALLIGSAWALKLAIDNQWIGPSGRILVGLIAGAGIVVWSEHFRSKGFRVFSYSLKAVGTGVLYLSLWASFQLYHLLPEGVVFAAMLAVTAWNAWMAWAQDAELLAAYALAGGFATPGLLSTGQNHAVFLFSYLIVLSGSVVVLLAFKVWPRLLLGSLVMSSFYTIAWYARFFTPDQFGVVSFFTVVLFLLFAMVPLVRSLEENGVLSVWLPLAASAYGSLTFYSLLQDSGRHAWLSWGAVVFAALYLLLMRLQIRLRPNAVSEAIHLSLAIVFLTIAIPLKASGRWITIGWLAEGVSLYWIAAEKMKPQAGGLKSSVRWLSLGALALGYVGAITLPWWTPSSPTPFANAAFVAEICAIAALSIVIWIDLRHGQTQIPAIASVALNLLILVTVRREIFVFLPVRRTFDDAIALEFTFSAFMMLHGAALLAIGFWKRTAFVRWQGLVLLVATIGKVFLYDMRSLSQGYRVLSFIGLGALLMAVSFVYQKDWLGLKAVSRSEE